In the genome of Streptomyces sp. SAI-127, the window CTACTGGCCCCTTTGGTCTGCGTGCTCTGGGCGTTTCGCAACTCCTTCAGGGCGAACAGCGCGGGTCGGGAGAATTCTGGCGAGTAGTGAGCAGGGTTTGACCTGTTGATGACCGTGTGCCCTACGGAACACTGGCGGAGTGAGGCCAGATGCGCACACGTCTGCCTCGCATCCACTCGTCATATACGGAAAGCGCCATGACTGTTCAGGACAAGCGCATCATTGTGACCGGCAGCTCCCGGGGAATCGCGGCGGCGGCCATCGCGTCATTTGCCCGAGCCGGAGCCCGGGTCGCCGCACTGGGAATCAGCGACGAACCGGGCAGGGCTCTCGCCGAAAAGATCACCTCCGAGGGGCCTGGCACCGTCTCCTACTTCCACGCCGATGTCTCGGACAAGTCCGGGGTGACCACGGCCGTGGCCGCCGCCGCCGGGGAGCTGGGCGGCGTCGACGCCCTGGTCAACGTGGCCGGCATCGAAATGGGGGCGCCTGCGGAGAGTATCTCCGAAGAGGACTGGGATCGTGTTTTCGCGGTGAATGCCAAGGGCACCTTCCTCACCGCTCAGGCCGTCTTTCCGTACCTGCGGGAGAACGGCGGCACCGTCATCAACTTCGGTTCCGACGCCGCCCTCATCCCCTATCCGAACGGAGCGCACTATTCGGCGTCCAAGGGGGCGGTGCTCTCGCTCACTCGTACCCTCGCCGCCGAATGGGGGCGCTACGGGATCCGGGTGAACTCTGTCGATCCGGTGATATGGACGGGGATGTACGACGGGTACCGGGCGCGGATGACAGAGGAGGAACTCGCGGCCCACGACGCCGAGCAGGCCCGCACGATCCCGCTGGGAGGCAAGCTGGGTGACCCGGACTCCGACCTCGCCCCGGTCCTCAACTTCCTCGTCTCCGACGGCTCCCAACCGACGCCACCACCAACGCACAACCACGCCGCACCCACACCTCAACGCCAACACCCGTACCCGCGCCTCCCCAGGGAGCGTCACAGACACTCGCAGACACACCGCGCGGCGTTTGGCTCGGCGCGGTCACCGGGAACCACCCCTACGACGGCGCCGACGTTCCTCCGGCACCGTGACCGTGCCGGAAAGTACCAGCTCACGGCGGCTATGGGCCCGTACAGATGCTGTCAGTGCCCCGCCGGGGCACCCTGCGGGGTCTTTGCGTGCATGCCGCCGCTACCGCTGTCATCCTGCGTCGGTCACGGGGGCACGGGGGCGGGCTCGGGGATCAGGGTGAGCAGTGTGTGCAGGCGGGACTCAAGGGGGCCTGTGGCTGTGAGGACCGGGATGCCCGTTGCATGAAGGGTGGTCAGGAGGAGGCGGTCCGAGAGGGTGCGGAAGTGTTCGCTGATGGGGGGCGGGTCGTCGTGGAGGGGGAACTCGACCGGGAGGTGGACGAAGGCGTCGTACGAGGTGACGGCGCGCTGCACGAACTCGCGGCCCAGATGGTCGAGCACGCTTCGGTAGGGGCTGTCGGGGTCGGCCGTCACGACCTGGGGATTCCGGTCGCCGCCGGGGTGGAGGCCGACGGCGAGCCGGACCGTGGCGTAGACCCACTCGTGGAGCAGGGAGCCGTCCGAGAGGAATCCGCCCGGGTGGGCGGCCTCGGCGAGGAGTCGCTCGGCGTGGCGGCGGACGACGAGCTGGATCAGCTCTGGCTCGGTGGTCTGTTCCAGGGGCTTGGGCCGGCTGCCGGCGGGGTCCCGCATCGGGGTGCCGTGGGCGGCGGGCAGGCCGATGCGGGCCGTGGCGGCGGTGATCAGGGTGGTTTTGCCGGCTCCGTAGGCGCCGACGACGGCGATCCTCACAGCATCGCTCCTGGTGGGACGGTGTTCGGTTCGGGGAGGGGGACGGCGGGTGGAGCGGGGGCCTTGGGCAGCCGGTCCCAGCCGTGGTGGGCGGCCAGACGCCGCAGCTCCTGGTCGTCGCCGACGATGACGGCGCGGCCGGTCAGGGAGAGCAGCGGGGCGTCGGAGACGTGGTCGCCGTAGGCGATGGAGGAGTCCAGGTCGATGCGGTGGGCGGCGGCCAGTTCCCGAACGGCCTCCGATTTGGCGCGGCCGATCATCGGCTGGTGGGGGCGGTCGGCCAGCCGGCCGGTGTAGGTGCGGGAGACCGGGGTGATCTCCGGCTCGGTGCACAACAGGTGGTGTGCACCGATGTGTTCCAGCACGGGCAGGAGCAGCGCGGGGAAGGAGCCGGAGACCAGGACGACCTGGTGGCCGTCCTGGCGGCGGGTGTGCAGCGCTTCGAGGACCGGTTCGTGGAAGAAGCCGCCACGGGCCAGCTCGGCGCGGAACCAGGACTCGGCGGCCCGGGTGATCTCGGCGGCCGGGGCGCCGGTCAGCAGCCGGAAGTAGGCGCGGTTGGTCTCCGCCCGGTCGGCCCCGGCCGTGGTCATGGCCTTCAGGCGTTGCCGTTCCCGTACGGCCTCGTGCGGGGGCCGGCCCTGGACGGCGTACCAGTAGGCGAGGAAGCGGAAGAGCGCGGTGCCGCGGGTCAGGGTGTTGTCGACGTCGAAGAAGGCCGCGGGGCGGTGGTCGGCGGGGGTCATGGCGGGTCCATCCCGGGGAAGGAGCGCGGCCGGGCCGGCCGCGCTGTCGGCGGGTGCGACGCGAGGATCGGCAGGGTCAGACGCGAACGCCCTTGGCCACCAGGAGCTCGGCGACCGCGGCGGCGGTGCCCGCCTCCTGGAGTTCGTCGTCGGCCACCTCTGTGCCGTAGCGGCGGCTGAGGTCGACGGCGACCTCGACGAGGATGAGCGAGTCGAAGCCGATGAGTTCGAACTCTGTGTCGGCGGCGGTGGTTTCGGCGGGGGCCTCGTACTTGTCGACCAGAAGGGTCAGGACCGCGTCGGCGAGGGCGGCGACGGAGGCGGAGGTGACGGAGTTGCTCATGGAACGGTGTTTCCTCTCCGGTTCGGTGTGGTGCACGGTTCCGGTGCCGAGCGGGCGGGCTTTCCACGGGCCTCGGCACGCGTGGGGTGGGGGACGCGTGGGTCCCGAGGAGTGGCGCAGCGGCGGCGGTGCGCGCGAGGGACGCGGTGCGGGGGCGCCGTATTCGGGGCGTCGCCTCAGACGGGAACGATGTCCGGCCAGGTGAGCGCCGCGGATCCCCAGGTCAGACCGCCGCCGAAGGCGGTGAGCAGCAGGCGTTCGCCGGTGCGGAACTTTCCCGCCGCCGCCGCGTCGGCCAACGCCAGGGGAATGGACGCGGCGGAGGTGTTGCCGACCTTGTCGATATTGGTGACGGCCTGGCCGGCGTCGAGCCCGAGCTGTTCGGCCACGGCCCGGAGGATGCGGAGATTGGCCTGGTGACCGACCAGGTAGCCGACCTCGTCCGCGCTCCAACCGACGCTGTCGAGCACCGCGAGCGATGAGTCCGACATACGCCGGACGGCGTGGGCGAACACCTTTTTGCCCTGCATGGTGAAGTACTGGTCGTCCTCGGCTGCGGGCAGTCCGCTGGTGCGCTGTCGGGAGCCGCCCGCCGGGATCTGGATGAGATCCTTGCCGCTGCCGTCGCTGCCCAGATCGAAGCCGAGCAGCCGGCCCGGTTCGCCGTCGGCCCCGCGGCCCAGTACGACGGCCCCGGCTCCGTCGCCGAAGATGACAGAGGTGGTGCGGTCGTTCGGGCTGAGGATGGTGGAGTACGTCTCCGCCCCGATGACCAGCGCCCGCTCGACCCGGCCCGCCTGGATGGCGTTGGCGGCCGCTTCGAGGGCGTAGACGAAGCCGGAGCACACCGCGGAGATGTCGTACGCGGCAGCGTGACCGAGCCCCAGCCGGGCCGCCACATCGGGCGCTGTGCCGGGGCAGGGGTGGTCGGGTGTGGTGGTGGCGACGATGAGCAGCCCGACGTCGGGTCCGTCGTCGAGGCCGGCGGACTTCAGGGCCGCGCGGCCCGCCTCGGTGGCCAGGTCGCCGGTGGACTGGCCGGGCGGGGCCCAGTAGCGCTCCCTGATCCCGGTGCGGGTGGTGATCCACTCGTCGGACGTCTCGAAGAGGGTGGCGAGTTCAGCGTTGGTGACGCGCCTCGACGGCAGATGGGCGCCGAGCCCGCGCAGGACGGCGTACGGCATGTGTCTCCCCCGACTTTCCTGTGTGGTGTCCGGTTCTGTGTGTCCTCGTGGCGGTGGCTCTGTTCCGTAGGGGTGGTCGGGCCGGGTGCGGGCACCCTCGCGCGGCGGCCGGGGTTCAGGCGGCGGCGCGGGTGAGCTCCGAACTCGTGTCGATGAGCGCGTACTCGGCCTGGGCCTTCTCGATCGCCGCGTCGATGCTCATCACGGGCTTGAAGCCGTAGATGTCGATGATCTTCTGAAGGCGCTCGGGTATGGAGCCGCCCACCGTGTGGTACGGGATGTTCAGCTCGTCCAGGGTCTTGAGCATCAGCTCGTCCGCGAGGGACCGGAAGCGCTCGTTGACCGGGCGGTGCCCGTCGGGGACCAGCGGAAACTCGATGGGCAGGTGGACGAAGGAGTCGTAGGTGGCGCGGGCGTGCTGCTTGGCGGGCACGGCCATCTGCGTCAGGACCTTGCCGTAGAAGCCGATCTCCTCGCTGACCTCTATGGTCTCCAGGTTCACCGACTCGTTGGGATTGATGCCGACCAGCACGCGGACGGTGCCGTAGGCCCACTCGTGCAGCGAGGAACCGTCGGAGACGAAGCCGTCGGGCAGGTGGGACTCGTTGACCGCGCGCTCCTGGTTGCGCCGCATGATCAGCATGATCAGCTCGGGCGGGGTGCACTCCTCCAGCGTCTTGCCGGGGATCGAGATGGGCAGCAGTTCCCGCATGGTCTTGGCGGCGGAACGGGGCAGGCCGGTCAGGTGCGAGACGGCCATCGTGGTGAGGGTCTTGCCGACGGAGTAGGTGCCGGCGATGGCGAGCTTCATGTGATTCTCCCGTGGTGGATGGTCGGCGCCGGGGCTCCGGTGCCCGAACGCCGG includes:
- a CDS encoding SDR family oxidoreductase, translating into MTVQDKRIIVTGSSRGIAAAAIASFARAGARVAALGISDEPGRALAEKITSEGPGTVSYFHADVSDKSGVTTAVAAAAGELGGVDALVNVAGIEMGAPAESISEEDWDRVFAVNAKGTFLTAQAVFPYLRENGGTVINFGSDAALIPYPNGAHYSASKGAVLSLTRTLAAEWGRYGIRVNSVDPVIWTGMYDGYRARMTEEELAAHDAEQARTIPLGGKLGDPDSDLAPVLNFLVSDGSQPTPPPTHNHAAPTPQRQHPYPRLPRERHRHSQTHRAAFGSARSPGTTPTTAPTFLRHRDRAGKYQLTAAMGPYRCCQCPAGAPCGVFACMPPLPLSSCVGHGGTGAGSGIRVSSVCRRDSRGPVAVRTGMPVA
- a CDS encoding beta-ketoacyl-ACP synthase III, which codes for MPYAVLRGLGAHLPSRRVTNAELATLFETSDEWITTRTGIRERYWAPPGQSTGDLATEAGRAALKSAGLDDGPDVGLLIVATTTPDHPCPGTAPDVAARLGLGHAAAYDISAVCSGFVYALEAAANAIQAGRVERALVIGAETYSTILSPNDRTTSVIFGDGAGAVVLGRGADGEPGRLLGFDLGSDGSGKDLIQIPAGGSRQRTSGLPAAEDDQYFTMQGKKVFAHAVRRMSDSSLAVLDSVGWSADEVGYLVGHQANLRILRAVAEQLGLDAGQAVTNIDKVGNTSAASIPLALADAAAAGKFRTGERLLLTAFGGGLTWGSAALTWPDIVPV
- a CDS encoding AAA family ATPase — encoded protein: MKLAIAGTYSVGKTLTTMAVSHLTGLPRSAAKTMRELLPISIPGKTLEECTPPELIMLIMRRNQERAVNESHLPDGFVSDGSSLHEWAYGTVRVLVGINPNESVNLETIEVSEEIGFYGKVLTQMAVPAKQHARATYDSFVHLPIEFPLVPDGHRPVNERFRSLADELMLKTLDELNIPYHTVGGSIPERLQKIIDIYGFKPVMSIDAAIEKAQAEYALIDTSSELTRAAA
- a CDS encoding AAA family ATPase, whose product is MRIAVVGAYGAGKTTLITAATARIGLPAAHGTPMRDPAGSRPKPLEQTTEPELIQLVVRRHAERLLAEAAHPGGFLSDGSLLHEWVYATVRLAVGLHPGGDRNPQVVTADPDSPYRSVLDHLGREFVQRAVTSYDAFVHLPVEFPLHDDPPPISEHFRTLSDRLLLTTLHATGIPVLTATGPLESRLHTLLTLIPEPAPVPP
- a CDS encoding HAD-IB family hydrolase — translated: MTPADHRPAAFFDVDNTLTRGTALFRFLAYWYAVQGRPPHEAVRERQRLKAMTTAGADRAETNRAYFRLLTGAPAAEITRAAESWFRAELARGGFFHEPVLEALHTRRQDGHQVVLVSGSFPALLLPVLEHIGAHHLLCTEPEITPVSRTYTGRLADRPHQPMIGRAKSEAVRELAAAHRIDLDSSIAYGDHVSDAPLLSLTGRAVIVGDDQELRRLAAHHGWDRLPKAPAPPAVPLPEPNTVPPGAML
- a CDS encoding acyl carrier protein, encoding MSNSVTSASVAALADAVLTLLVDKYEAPAETTAADTEFELIGFDSLILVEVAVDLSRRYGTEVADDELQEAGTAAAVAELLVAKGVRV